In one Mycobacterium sp. NBC_00419 genomic region, the following are encoded:
- a CDS encoding DUF1059 domain-containing protein, giving the protein MKTHLNCPCGEAIRGKDEDELVELTKEHLASAHPGMDYGRDEILFMAY; this is encoded by the coding sequence ATGAAGACCCATCTGAACTGTCCGTGTGGCGAGGCCATCCGCGGCAAGGACGAGGACGAACTCGTCGAGCTCACCAAGGAGCATCTCGCATCGGCGCACCCGGGCATGGATTACGGGCGCGACGAGATCCTCTTCATGGCCTACTAG
- a CDS encoding sensor histidine kinase, which produces MSGAVTIALAVSLAAVALIIGVLAVLTRQRVSTPAERAVHATLHTASLAARSLRKGLDADSAQGAAPHLRTLTGADGVALYDGEGALLAADPGGDLWAPPTIAVCHQTAREAIAGQRRVLARDQTPAVVAQPLLDDDGIVIGVLVAVNAGEPAPGMLGAIGEVARYAASQLELAELAASRARLDRAEVLALRAQISPHFIYNALNTIASFVRTDPDRARDLILEFADFTRYSFRSAGPYTVLADELRNIDRYLTLERARFGTNLSVTLQIAPEVLTVVVPFLALQPLVENAVRHGLAGRTGGSVEIVARNEGSDCVITVEDDGIGMDPQILRSGHGDVLADGEQAAHVGLTNVDHRLRAAFGNDYGLVVETAPGAGTKVIMRVPKFRAGVRA; this is translated from the coding sequence ATGTCGGGAGCGGTGACGATCGCGCTGGCGGTTTCGCTGGCCGCTGTCGCGCTGATCATCGGCGTGCTGGCCGTGCTGACCCGCCAGCGGGTCAGCACCCCCGCCGAGCGCGCCGTGCACGCCACCCTGCACACCGCCTCCCTGGCCGCCCGCTCCCTGCGCAAAGGCTTGGACGCCGACTCCGCCCAGGGGGCTGCGCCACACCTGCGCACCCTGACCGGCGCCGACGGGGTGGCGCTCTACGACGGCGAGGGCGCCCTGCTGGCCGCCGACCCGGGCGGCGACCTGTGGGCACCTCCGACCATCGCCGTGTGCCACCAGACCGCGCGTGAAGCCATTGCCGGCCAGCGCCGGGTGCTGGCCCGCGACCAGACCCCCGCGGTGGTGGCCCAGCCGCTGCTCGACGACGACGGCATCGTCATCGGGGTGCTCGTCGCGGTCAACGCGGGAGAACCCGCCCCCGGCATGCTCGGCGCCATCGGCGAGGTCGCCCGCTACGCCGCCAGCCAGCTCGAGCTCGCCGAACTCGCGGCATCGCGCGCCCGCCTGGACCGCGCCGAAGTCCTCGCGCTGCGGGCCCAGATCAGTCCGCACTTCATCTACAACGCGCTGAATACCATCGCCTCGTTCGTCCGCACCGACCCCGACCGTGCCCGCGACCTGATCCTGGAGTTCGCCGACTTCACCCGCTACTCGTTCCGCTCGGCCGGGCCCTACACCGTGCTGGCCGACGAGCTGCGCAACATCGACCGCTATCTGACCCTCGAGCGCGCCCGCTTCGGCACCAACCTCTCGGTCACCCTGCAGATCGCCCCCGAGGTGCTCACCGTGGTGGTGCCGTTCCTGGCGCTGCAGCCGCTGGTCGAGAACGCCGTGCGGCACGGCCTGGCGGGCCGCACCGGCGGCTCGGTCGAAATCGTCGCGCGCAATGAAGGATCCGACTGCGTGATCACCGTCGAGGACGACGGCATCGGGATGGATCCGCAGATCCTGCGCTCCGGGCACGGCGACGTCCTGGCCGACGGCGAGCAGGCCGCCCACGTCGGCTTGACGAATGTCGATCATCGCCTGCGCGCGGCGTTCGGCAACGACTACGGTCTGGTGGTCGAGACAGCCCCGGGGGCGGGTACCAAAGTCATCATGCGGGTGCCCAAGTTCCGGGCGGGCGTACGGGCCTAG
- a CDS encoding wax ester/triacylglycerol synthase family O-acyltransferase, with the protein METLDPIDALMLTGELLSSPMHVAVVMILSPPPGVDSRRYVEALYEDSLSSTAPIDPRLRRRPYRGIDTAGVWVWREADDIDLRHHMQRRTLPHGAGPEALWELVSQLHALPLDRSAPMWMSYLIDGLDDGRFAFYIKVHHIVVDGVAGLKMIGDSLTADPQQRDMPPFYAGTAAPEKRTPARRLPNPLSAVKAAAGVAASGLNLTRHVVAGELANILGSLTTPAVAPPFGAPHTRFNSKLGTQRAVAATSLDRNRIRAVQQAAGVTGNDVVTALISGVVRDWLAEQDELPHQSLVAICPVTVRDPDAADDDEHGNQFGLGLCPLGTNISDAGQRLTLVHYAMGNVKHQVAAQGPGAMLLVLMPAIGPTVLAPQVPFTSWIRPSYNLPISNVPGPQGQRYFNGSHVDEIYPVSVIYDGMALNVTVCSYADRIGVGYVADRDVIADIDDLVPLTEKALADLEAAVGVA; encoded by the coding sequence ATGGAGACGCTCGACCCGATCGACGCCCTGATGCTCACCGGCGAGTTGCTGTCGAGCCCGATGCACGTCGCCGTGGTGATGATCCTGTCCCCGCCTCCAGGCGTCGACAGCCGCCGCTATGTCGAGGCGCTCTACGAGGACAGCCTCAGCTCGACCGCACCGATCGACCCGCGGCTGCGCCGCAGGCCCTACCGGGGTATCGACACCGCCGGGGTGTGGGTGTGGCGCGAGGCCGACGACATCGACCTTCGCCACCACATGCAGCGGCGCACGCTGCCGCACGGGGCGGGCCCGGAGGCGTTGTGGGAGCTGGTATCTCAGCTTCACGCACTGCCGCTGGACCGCTCGGCACCGATGTGGATGTCGTATCTGATCGACGGCCTCGACGACGGGCGCTTCGCCTTCTACATCAAGGTGCACCACATCGTCGTCGACGGGGTGGCTGGCCTGAAGATGATCGGCGACTCCCTGACGGCTGACCCACAGCAGCGCGACATGCCGCCGTTCTATGCCGGCACCGCCGCGCCCGAGAAGCGCACACCAGCCAGGCGGCTGCCCAACCCGCTCTCAGCGGTCAAGGCCGCAGCCGGTGTCGCAGCCTCCGGGCTGAACTTGACCCGGCACGTGGTGGCCGGCGAGCTCGCCAACATTCTCGGCAGCCTCACCACCCCGGCCGTGGCACCGCCGTTTGGCGCCCCGCACACCCGGTTCAACAGCAAGCTCGGAACACAGCGTGCGGTGGCCGCAACCAGCCTGGACCGCAACAGGATTCGGGCTGTCCAGCAGGCCGCGGGGGTGACCGGCAACGACGTCGTCACTGCGTTGATCTCGGGTGTGGTGCGGGATTGGTTGGCCGAGCAGGACGAACTGCCGCACCAGTCACTGGTGGCGATCTGCCCGGTGACGGTGCGTGATCCCGACGCGGCCGACGACGACGAGCACGGCAACCAGTTCGGGCTCGGGCTGTGTCCGCTGGGCACGAACATCTCCGATGCCGGGCAGCGGCTCACCCTCGTGCACTACGCGATGGGCAACGTCAAACATCAGGTGGCGGCCCAGGGACCCGGGGCGATGCTCCTGGTGCTGATGCCCGCGATCGGCCCGACCGTGTTGGCGCCCCAGGTGCCGTTCACGTCGTGGATCCGGCCGAGCTACAACCTGCCGATCTCCAATGTGCCCGGCCCGCAGGGGCAGCGGTACTTCAACGGCTCGCACGTCGACGAGATCTATCCCGTGTCGGTGATCTACGACGGGATGGCGCTCAATGTGACGGTGTGCTCGTACGCCGACCGCATCGGGGTCGGCTACGTGGCAGACCGCGACGTGATCGCCGACATCGACGACCTGGTTCCGCTGACCGAGAAGGCGCTGGCGGACCTGGAGGCCGCCGTCGGTGTGGCCTAA
- a CDS encoding LytR/AlgR family response regulator transcription factor yields MALSVLAVDDEAPARDELAYLLGEHPDVTEVVGVGDATSALRILNERTIDAIFLDINMPGLSGLELASVLGNFAHPPSVVFVTAHDDKAVAAFEVGALDYLLKPIRKERLDEAVRRVVAARSTEPAVQQDESIGDTVPVELGGVTQLVRADSIGWVEAEGDYARLHAASGSHLVRIPLTTLEDRWRSRGFQRVHRSYLVALSMVTGLRTSGASTLVRLRANGSSPPVELPVSRRQARELRDRLIRDPMRTFRPGGGDD; encoded by the coding sequence ATGGCGCTTTCGGTGCTCGCGGTCGACGACGAAGCCCCCGCCCGCGACGAACTGGCGTATCTGCTGGGCGAACACCCCGACGTCACAGAGGTGGTCGGCGTCGGCGACGCCACCTCCGCGCTGCGCATCCTCAACGAGCGCACCATCGACGCGATCTTCCTCGACATCAACATGCCCGGGCTGTCCGGGCTCGAACTGGCCAGCGTGCTGGGCAACTTCGCGCACCCGCCGTCGGTCGTGTTCGTCACCGCACACGACGACAAGGCCGTGGCCGCGTTCGAGGTCGGGGCTCTGGACTACCTACTCAAGCCGATCCGCAAGGAGCGCCTCGACGAGGCTGTTCGCCGGGTCGTCGCGGCGCGCAGCACCGAACCCGCAGTGCAGCAGGACGAATCGATCGGCGACACCGTGCCGGTCGAACTCGGCGGGGTCACCCAGCTGGTGCGCGCCGACTCCATCGGCTGGGTCGAGGCCGAGGGCGACTACGCCCGGCTGCACGCCGCGTCGGGATCGCATCTGGTCCGAATCCCGTTGACCACCTTGGAAGACCGTTGGCGCAGCCGGGGCTTCCAGCGCGTGCACCGCTCGTATCTGGTGGCGCTGAGCATGGTCACGGGCCTGCGCACCTCGGGTGCCTCGACGTTGGTGCGGTTGCGGGCCAACGGATCCTCACCCCCGGTCGAGCTGCCGGTCAGCCGCCGGCAAGCTCGCGAACTGCGTGACAGGCTGATCCGCGACCCGATGCGGACCTTCCGGCCCGGCGGCGGCGATGACTAG
- a CDS encoding DUF732 domain-containing protein, with amino-acid sequence MRRVIAPVVAAVVTAIALAGTAQAIPDQGTPEFDLYMQGLQRNGYNLNPDTAWRVEHQACIGGIPGYIGLELAAQGVIGPGAQDRVFDVARKYACPVQ; translated from the coding sequence ATGAGACGGGTCATCGCGCCTGTTGTCGCGGCGGTCGTCACCGCTATTGCCTTGGCCGGCACGGCGCAGGCGATACCGGATCAGGGCACGCCGGAGTTCGACCTTTACATGCAGGGCCTGCAACGCAATGGCTACAACCTGAATCCGGACACCGCCTGGCGCGTCGAACATCAGGCCTGCATCGGCGGCATACCGGGCTACATCGGCTTGGAACTGGCCGCTCAAGGCGTCATCGGCCCCGGTGCACAGGACCGGGTATTCGACGTGGCCCGAAAGTACGCCTGCCCCGTGCAATAA
- a CDS encoding HhH-GPD-type base excision DNA repair protein, which yields MAQLQLTQDPAADSLLSEDPFALLLGMMLDQQIPMEVAFAGPRKLLERLGGIDPRLIADYDPENFAAEFAKTPAVHRFPGSMAKRVQDLAREIVDRYDGDTARLWLDGDPDGAEVLRRLKALPGFGEQKAKIFLALLGKQYGVTPRGWRAAAGDYGKAGTHMSIADVVDKGSLDQVRAYKKKMKAEAKAKA from the coding sequence ATGGCGCAGTTGCAACTGACACAGGATCCCGCGGCAGACAGCCTGCTGTCCGAGGATCCGTTCGCCCTGCTCCTGGGGATGATGCTTGATCAGCAGATTCCGATGGAAGTCGCCTTCGCGGGCCCGCGCAAGCTGCTCGAGCGTCTCGGCGGCATCGACCCCCGCCTGATCGCCGACTACGACCCGGAGAACTTCGCCGCAGAGTTTGCTAAAACTCCTGCGGTGCATCGTTTTCCGGGCTCGATGGCCAAGCGTGTGCAGGATCTGGCCCGGGAGATCGTCGACCGCTACGACGGGGACACCGCCCGGCTGTGGCTCGACGGTGACCCCGACGGCGCCGAGGTGCTGCGCCGCCTGAAGGCACTGCCCGGGTTCGGTGAGCAGAAGGCCAAGATCTTCCTGGCGCTGCTGGGCAAGCAGTACGGGGTGACCCCGCGCGGGTGGCGGGCCGCCGCCGGTGACTACGGCAAGGCCGGCACCCACATGTCGATCGCTGATGTGGTCGATAAGGGGTCGCTGGATCAGGTCAGGGCGTACAAGAAGAAGATGAAGGCCGAAGCGAAGGCGAAGGCCTGA